A genomic window from Vitis riparia cultivar Riparia Gloire de Montpellier isolate 1030 chromosome 18, EGFV_Vit.rip_1.0, whole genome shotgun sequence includes:
- the LOC117905909 gene encoding disease resistance protein RPV1-like — protein MASSSTRRASSSTSSVSRTYDVFLSFKGEDTRKNFTDHLYTALVACGIQTFRDNEELEKGGDIASDLSRAIEESRIFIIIFSKNYAYSTWCLNELVKIVECMKQKDIMVLPIFYHVDPSDVRRQRGNFGDALAHHEGDADQQKKQMVQKWRIALTKAADLSGCHVDDQYETEAVNEIINKIVGSLNCQPLNVGKNIVGISVHLENLKSMMNTELNKVNVIGICGTGGIGKTTIAKAIYNEISYQYDGSSFLRNMRERSKGDILQLQKELLHGILKGKGFRISNVDEGVNMIKRCLNSKRVLVIFDDVDDLTQLEYLAEEKDWFDVKSTIIITSRDKQVLAHYGVHISYEVSKFNNKEAIELFSLWAFKQNLPKEAYKNLSYNMIEYADGLPLALKLLGASLFGKKISEWESALYKLKRIPHMEINKVLRISFDGLDDMDKKIFLDVACFFKEKDKDFVSRILGPHAEYGIATLNDKCLITISKNMIDMHDLIQQMGREIIRQECPEDLGRRSRIWDSDAYHVLTRNMGTRAIEGLFLDICKFDPIQFAKESFKQMDRLRLLKIHKGDEYDLISVFGSHPYEKLFYEDCLPRDFEFSSKLTYLHWDGYSLESLPTNFHAKDLVELILRGSNIKQLWRGNKLHNELKVINLNYSVHLTEIPDFSSVPNLEILTLEGCVKLECLPRGIYKWKYLQTLSCRGCSKLKRFPEIKGNMRKLRELDLSGTAIKVLPSSLFEHLKALEILSFRMSSKLNKIPIDICCLSSLEVLDLSYCNIMEGGIPSDICHLSSLKELNLKSNDFRSIPATINQLSRLQVLNLSHCQNLQHIPELPSSLRLLDAHGSNPTSSRASFLPVHSLVNCFNSEIQDLNCSSRNEVWSENSVSTYGSKGICIVLPGSSGVPEWIMDDQGIATELPQNWNQNNEFLGFALCCVYVPLDDESEDVSENESDNRSEGESAHTSENEIDDKSKNDSVAELSEYVFTPSCRLKCSLKICGDNITLVDLPQYESSCFCYDQDNDSVSRQTWVIWYSKAAIQEWYPSDQWPYIVPLFEGFYNTFKKAFKVEECKVRLIYSQDLPLTTQTQDAHTDVRRCSECQQEATCRWRGCFKDSDMKELPIIENPSELDGLCLRDCKNLKSLPSSICEFKSLTTLSCSGCSQLESFPEILEDMVVLQKLDLDGTAIKEIPSSIQRLRGLQYLNLAYCENLVNLPESICNLTSLRTLIVVSCPKLNKLPENLGRLQSLEYLYVKDLDSMNCQLPSLSGLCSLITLQLINCGLREIPSGICHLSSLQHLSLRGNRFSSIPDGINQLYNLIVFDLSHCQMLQHIPELPSSLEYLDAHQCSSLEILSSPSTLLWSSLFKCFKSRIQEFEVNFKVQMFIPGSNGIPGWISHQKNGSKITMRLPRYWYENDDFLGFALCSLHVPLDIEEENRSLKCKLNFNSRAFLLVDDFWSKRNCESCRDGDESNQVWLIYYPKSKIPKKYHSNEYRRLNTSFSEYFGTEPVKVERCGFHFIYAQEDYG, from the exons ATGGCTTCTTCCAGCACCCGTAGAGcctcttcttctacttcttctgTTTCTCGTACTTATGATGTGTTCTTGAGTTTTAAAGGCGAAGACACTCGCAAAAATTTCACCGATCATCTTTATACCGCTTTGGTTGCATGTGGAATTCAAACTTTCAGAGACAATGAAGAATTAGAGAAAGGAGGAGATATTGCATCTGATCTCTCAAGAGCTATAGAAGAATCaaggatttttattattattttctccaAAAATTATGCTTACTCCACATGGTGTTTAAATGAACTTGTAAAAATCGTTGAATGCATGAAGCAAAAGGATATAATGGTTCTACCAATATTCTATCATGTGGATCCATCAGATGTACGAAGGCAAAGGGGAAATTTTGGAGATGCACTTGCCCATCATGAGGGAGATGCTGATCAACAAAAGAAGCAGATGGTACAAAAATGGCGGATTGCCTTAACCAAAGCAGCAGATCTATCTGGATGCCACGTGGATGACCA GTATGAGACTGAGGCTGTcaatgaaattattaataaaatagttGGAAGTTTAAATTGTCAACCCTTAAATGTGGGCAAAAATATAGTTGGAATTAGTGTtcatttagaaaatttgaaatcaatgatGAACACTGAATTGAATAAGGTGAACGTGATTGGGATATGTGGAACTGGTGGGATTGGTAAAACTACGATTGCCAAGGCTATTTATAATGAGATCTCATATCAGTATGATGGTAGTAGCTTTCTTAGAAATATGAGAGAAAGATCCAAAGGTGATATACTTCAATTACAAAAAGAACTTCTTCATGGAATCCTAAAAGGAAAAGGTTTTAGAATAAGCAATGTTGATGAAGGAGTTAATATGATAAAGAGGTGTCTCAATTCTAAAAGAGTTCTTGTTATTTTTGATGATGTAGATGATTTGACACAACTAGAATATTTGGCTGAAGAGAAGGATTGGTTTGATGTAAAAAGTACAATCATCATTACCTCTAGAGACAAACAAGTGCTTGCTCATTATGGAGTGCATATATCATATGAGGTTTCgaaatttaataataaagaaGCAATTGAACTCTTTAGTTTGTGGGCATTCAAACAAAATCTTCCCAAGGAAGCTTATAAAAACCTCTCATACAATATGATAGAGTATGCTGATGGCCTTCCATTAGCACTTAAACTTTTAGGTGCCtctctttttggaaagaaaataagcGAATGGGAAAGTGCATTATATAAGCTAAAAAGGATACCCCACATGGAAATTAACAAGGTACTTAGAATAAGTTTTGATGGACTTGATGATATGGATAAGAAGATATTTTTGGATGTTGCATGTTTTTTCAAGGAAAAGGACAAAGATTTTGTTTCAAGAATATTAGGCCCTCATGCCGAGTATGGAATAGCAACTCTAAATGACAAATGTCTCATAACTATTTCAAAAAACATGATAGATATGCATGATCTAATACAACAAATGGGCAGAGAAATTATTCGTCAAGAATGTCCTGAAGATCTTGGAAGAAGAAGTAGAATATGGGATTCTGATGCATATCATGTGTTGACAAGAAATATG GGGACACGAGCAATCGAAGGACTATTCCTAGATATTTGTAAATTTGATCCAATACAGTTTGCTAAAGAATCTTTCAAACAGATGGATAGACTTAGATTGCTCAAAATTCATAAAGGTGATGAATATGATCTCATATCAGTATTTGGTAGCCACCCTTATGAAAAGCTATTTTATGAAGACTGCCTTCCAAGGGACTTTGAGTTTTCTTCTAAGTTAACTTATCTCCATTGGGATGGATACTCTTTAGAATCATTGCCAACAAATTTTCATGCAAAGGACCTTGTTGAACTCATATTAAGAGGCAGCAATATAAAGCAACTTTGGAGAGGGAACAAG CTCCATAACGAGTTGAAGGTTATCAATCTCAATTATTCAGTGCATCTCACTGAAATCCCGGACTTCTCAAGTGTGCCAAACTTGGAGATTCTAACTCTAGAAG GGTGTGTAAAACTGGAGTGTCTTCCAAGAGGCATTTATAAGTGGAAATACCTTCAAACTTTGTCTTGCCGGGGCTGTTCAAAGCTAAAGAGATTTCCGGAAATCAAGGGCAATATGAGAAAGCTAAGAGAGCTTGATTTAAGTGGAACGGCTATAAAAGTGCTACCATCGTCATTGTTTGAACATCTAAAAGCTCTTGAAATTCTCAGTTTTAGAATGAGttcaaaactcaacaaaatCCCTATTGATATTTGTTGCCTATCATCATTGGAAGTATTGGATCTAAGTTACTGCAATATAATGGAAGGAGGAATTCCCAGTGATATTTGTCATTTATCATCACTGAAAGAACTAAATCTGAAATCGAATGATTTTAGAAGCATTCCTGCTACCATCAATCAACTTTCTAGGCTGCAAGTCCTTAACTTAAGTCACTGCCAGAATCTTCAACACATTCCAGAGCTTCCGTCGAGTCTAAGGCTTTTAGATGCGCATGGTTCAAATCCTACTTCATCAAGAGCCTCATTTTTGCCAGTTCATTCTCTGGTCAATTGCTTCAATTCGGAAATTCag GATTTGAATTGCAGTAGTCGGAATGAAGTATGGTCCGAGAATAGTGTTTCTACCTACGGCAGCAAGGGAATTTGCATTGTTCTTCCTGGAAGTAGTGGAGTTCCAGAGTGGATAATGGATGATCAGGGAATAGCGACAGAGCTTCCTCAGAATTGGAACCAAAATAATGAGTTTTTGGGATTTGCTTTGTGCTGTGTTTATGTTCCACTTGATGATGAATCTGAGGACGTATCCGAGAATGAATCAGACAATAGATCTGAGGGTGAATCTGCTCACACCTCGGAGAATGAAATAGATGATAAATCTAAGAATGATTCTGTGGCTGAATTGTCGGAGTATGTATTTACGCCCTCTTGTCGTCTGAAATGTTCTTTGAAAATCTGTGGTGATAACATTACATTGGTGGATCTTCCCCAATATGAATCTAGTTGTTTTTGCTATGACCAAGATAATGATAGTGTATCACGTCAAACGTGGGTGATTTGGTATTCCAAGGCAGCCATTCAGGAGTGGTATCCCTCTGATCAATGGCCTTACATTGTACCTTTATTTGAGGGCTTTTACAATACTTTTAAGAAAGCCTTTAAAGTGGAGGAGTGTAAAGTCCGCCTTATATACTCCCAAGACCTTCCACTAACGACACAGACTCAGGATGCGCATACGGATGTTAGAAGGTGCAGTGAATGCCAGCAAGAGGCGACGTGCCGATGGCGTGGTTGTTTTAAGGACAGTGACATGAAGGAGCTACCCATTATAGAGAATCCCTCGGAGCTTGATGGTTTATGTTTGCGGGATTGTAAAAACCTCAAGAGTCTGCCAAGCAGTATTTGTGAGTTCAAATCCCTTACAACTCTCTCTTGCTCTGGCTGTTCACAACTAGAGAGCTTTCCTGAAATCCTGGAAGATATGGTAGTCTTACAAAAGCTTGATTTAGATGGAACTGCCATAAAAGAGATACCATCATCAATTCAACGTCTAAGAGGGCTTCAATATTTGAATCTGGCATATTGCGAAAACCTTGTGAATCTTCCGGAAAGTATTTGTAATCTGACATCTTTAAGAACTCTCATTGTCGTTTCCTgtccaaaactcaacaaattGCCAGAGAACTTGGGGAGATTGCAGTCTCTAGAATACCTTTATGTTAAAGATTTGGATTCAATGAATTGTCAATTGCCGTCTTTGTCGGGTTTGTGCTCCTTGATAACATTACAACTGATCAACTGCGGTCTAAGGGAAATCCCCAGTGGTATTTGCCACCTATCGTCACTGCAACATTTAAGCCTCAGAGGGAACCGGTTCAGTAGCATACCAGACGGGATCAACCAACTTTATAACTTGATTGTTTTCGACTTGAGTCATTGCCAGATGCTTCAACATATTCCAGAGCTTCCATCAAGTTTAGAATATCTAGATGCCCATCAATGCTCATCGCTGGAAATTTTGTCAAGTCCCTCAACTCTACTCTGGTCTTCTTTATTCAAATGTTTTAAATCCAGGATTCAG GAGTTCGAAGTTAATTTTAAAGTCCAAATGTTTATTCCTGGAAGTAATGGAATTCCAGGGTGGATAAGCCACCAGAAAAACGGatccaaaataacaatgagactTCCTCGGTATTGGTACGAAAACGATGACTTCTTGGGCTTTGCTTTGTGCTCTCTTCATGTTCCACTTGATATCGAAGAAGAAAACAGGAGTTTGAAATGTAAATTGAATTTCAACAGCCGTGCATTTTTGTTGGTGGATGATTTCTGGTCTAAACGCAATTGTGAAAGCTGCCGTGATGGAGATGAATCAAATCAAGTGTGGTTGATATATTATCCAAAGTCAAAAATTCCGAAAAAATACCACTCAAATGAGTATAGGAGATTGAACACTTCATTTAGTGAATACTTTGGAACTGAACCAGTGAAAGTGGAGCGGTGTGGATTCCACTTTATATATGCCCAGGAGGATTATGGATAG